CAATGGACACGTGGATGACGAGCCAGTAGCTCTGCAGCGCAGGTACCAGATGGCCTACAGGCGTCCAGTAGGCCACGGACGCAGCGACCAGCATGATGATGGCCAGACCCACCACAAACGTTCCCAGGAACCGGAGGTCGCGCCGGATCAGCACCAGCAGGAACACTGCCACGGCCACGAATGCGCCGGTGGTCAGGAATTCGTACATATTGCCCCACGGCACCCGGCCCGAGCCGACGGCCCGTGTAATCACGCCGGCGGCATGGATCAGGACACCCAGAACGGTCAGCGCCACGGCCACACGGGCGGGTGCACGGCGCTCGGCTGCGTAGCGCATGTCAGCGTCGGCTGTCTGCCCCACCCCGGCATTGCCGCCGGACTGCTTTGCGGAGACGGACGACGACGGCCGCTCGGCACGGCCCGCCGGCCCGGCAAGGTGCCCCCCGGTCCGGTCAGCGTCGGCAGCGTCAACGCCGCTTTCGCCACGGTCGTACGAATAACCGCCCGAGGCACCGCCCGCGCCAACTCCGGCACCCACGGTTACCTTGGCGGCGGCACCTGTACCGGCGGCGGCCTCGGCAGCCCTGAGATCCACCGCGCGCAAGGCCTTGCTGCTCTTGGCCAGATCCCAGGCGAAGGCGATGAAAGCCACCGTGTACGTGCCCGCAGCAAGCAGCATAAACAGCTCGCTGTATTGGCCCATGATTTCGTTGATGGGAAACATTACTGGTCCTTCTTCGGCTCGTGTGAGCCAGCTGGTGACTGGATGGAGTCTGCGCCATTATCGCCCGGGCGGCTGGGAATATTCTGGGTGATCCCGGGCGGGGCGGAGGCAGCTGTGTCCAGCCCCCATTCTTTGGCAAGCATTTCCCTGATGGCAGCTGCTTCCGCGGCCAGCCGGTGGTCCTCGCCGCGGGCCAGGAGCCCGCACTCAACCATGGTGCGGCCGTCATCGTGCGTTCCTGTGCGCACCCAGACGCGGCGGCGGTTCACGTAAAGCGAGGTCACCAGGCCGCCGACGGCGGTCAGGGCGAAGATGAGGACGTAGAGCTGGCCCGGGTTGTGGTGGATGTCCACGCCTACGTACCGCTTCACGCCGTCGAAGCTGATGGAGCCTTTGCCGTCCGGAAGGGTGTAGCTGCTGCCCGGAGCCAAGGTGATGCCCTTGGTGGGCAGGTTCCTGGCGTTGAGGGGCGTCAGTTTCTTGACGTCCAGCTCAAAGACATTCTGCGGGGATCCGTTATCCAGCCCGAGGTCGCCATAGTACGAGTTCAGGGTCAGCTGCGGGTTGATGAGTTCGGGATCCCCGCTGAACGAGACTCCCTTGTCTGTGACGAAGGCGGTGGGGAGGAAGAAGCCCGCGAAGCCAAGCTGATCGGGCTTGGCGTCCGGGACCTTGATGACCACGGAGGAGTAGTAGTTCTCCCCCTGGAGCTTGGCCACGACAGGCCCTTGCATGGCGATGTTCCCTTTGCTATCGCGGATGGTGACCAGGGGCGCGTAGCCGTTTCCCGTGAGGTAGATGCTGGTGCCGCCGAGGCTGAGGGGATCGTTGACCTTCAGCACCTGCTTCCGGGCGGGCGAATCCGGGGTCTCCTTGGTGGTCACGTCAGCCTTGAAGTCGATGGGCTGGCCAAACTTGCCCTTCGATTCGCGGTCGAACGCGACCTGGAACTTGTCCAGCTGGATGGAATACGGTTGCAACTGGCTGCTCTGGAAGTTGGTCCCCGGCGTGAACTGGTCATAGCCCACCAGGGTGTTCACGAAGGTGTCGCCTTCCACAAGGATGCGCTGGCCGCTATACCCGAGCAGGCCGCCGAGGGCCACGGACACCAGCACACCGATCAGCGAAGTGTGGAAGACCAGGTTGCCGACTTCCTTGACGAGGCCGCGTTCGGCCCCCAGCGAGGGCCGGGCGCCGTCGTCGTCCCTCACCTCAACGCGGTAACCGCGTTTCTTCAACAGCTGCGCGGCATCTGTGATGGCGCGGGACGCCGGGACGCCGGATTCGGCGGGCAGCACCATGGTGCCGTACTCCGGCAGGCGGGAGAGCCGACGGGGCGTGCGGGGAGGCTGGGAGCGCAAGGCTTTGTAGTGGGCAATGGCCCGCGGCACCACACAGCCGATCAGCGAGGTGAACAGCAGGATGTAGATGGCTGAGAACCACGCGGACGAGTAGACGTCGTAGAGCTGCACGGAATCCAGGATCTTCCCGTAATCCGGGTGGTCCGCGATGTATTGCGTGACGATCGACGGGTTGGCGGGCCGCTGCGGGAACAGCGATCCGGGCACCGCGGCAACAGCCAGGAGCAGCAGCAGGAAAAGCGCGGTGCGCATGCTGGTCAGCTGCGTCCAGGCCCAGCGCAGCATGCCTATGACCCCCAACGCCGGCAATGCCGCCTCAGCCTTGGCCGCAGAAACGGGGCTGGCCGCGGGAGCCTCCGGGGCAGGGGACTTCTTCTTTACGTTCACACGCTCGCTCATCAGATCGGCAACTTCACATCGGTTTGGAACCAGTACTGCAACCCGGTCACCCAGGTCCCCCACACGCCGCTGGCCATCAGCAGGCCCAGCACTATCAGGATTCCGCCGCCGATCCGCTGGATGGCGAGGCGGTGGGTGCGGAAGAAGGACATCACGCCGATCCCCCGGCGCACGGCAAGCGCGATCAGGAGGAACGGGATGCCCAAGCCAAGGCTATAGACGAAGGCCAGGAACGCGCCCTTGGCAGCCGAGGATCCCCCGGACAGGCTCAGCAGCTGGACGGCGGAGTAGGTGGGGCCGATGCACGGCGCCCAGCCGAGTCCGAAGGTGATGCCCAGCAGCGGTGCACCCCACAGACCGGCCGGCGGCTTGGCATGGATTTTGGCGTCGCGCTGGAGCCAGCCGACGCCGCCCATAAACACCACGCCCATAACCATCACCAGGAGGCCCAGCACCTGCGTGATCCAGGCGTTCTGGCTGCCCGTGATCAGGGTGCCCAGCTGGCCGAACGCCCCGCCGAGCAGCACAAAGACCACAGAGAACCCCAGCACGAACAGGCCAATGCCGGCCAGCATGCGGCCGCGCTTCTGCTTCTGAAGATCGACGCCGGTCAGTCCCGTGACGTAGCCCAGGTACCCGGGCACCAGGGGCAGGACGCAGGGCGAGAGGAACGACACGAATCCGGCCAGCAGCGCCACCGGGATGGCCAGCAGCAGCGAGCCGTTCAGGATGGCCTCCGCGAAGGGACTGTTCACTGTCCGGGGCCGCCGTTACTCGGCCACGGCGGTGGAAATGAGGGCTCTGAGAGTGCCCTTCTGGATTTCGCCCAGCACGCGTGAGGCAACCCGGCCCTGCTTGTCAAGCACAAGTGTGGTGGGCACGGCTCCCGGTGGCACCAGGCCGGAGACGGCGAGGAGCACGCCGCCGTCCTTGTCGTCGAAGCTGGGGTACGTCAGGTTGAAGGTCTTGTCGAACGCTTCGGCAGTGGCTTTCTCATCGCGCAGGTTCACGCCGAAGAACTGGACGCCCTGACTTTTGAACTCCTGGTGCAGGCTCTCCAGCGACGGCGCTTCCACACGGCACGGTGCACACGCGGCGAACCAGAAGTTCAGGACGGTCACCTTGCCGAGGAAATCAGCGGGTGCCACGGCTGTGCCATCAAAGAGCGCTCCGTTAATCTCGACGGCGGCCTTGCGGTCGGCCGCCGCGAATTCCGTCACCGAGCCGTCCCCGGCAACGTAGTTCTTGTTATCTCCCGCTTTGGCCTGCTTGGCCAGTGCGTCTTCCTGCGCACAGGCGGACAGGCCCAGCGTCAGCGCGGCGAGGGCGACACCGCCGGCGGCGAGGACGCTGCGGCGGGACGTTGATCC
This genomic interval from Micrococcaceae bacterium Sec5.7 contains the following:
- the ccsB gene encoding c-type cytochrome biogenesis protein CcsB, whose amino-acid sequence is MFPINEIMGQYSELFMLLAAGTYTVAFIAFAWDLAKSSKALRAVDLRAAEAAAGTGAAAKVTVGAGVGAGGASGGYSYDRGESGVDAADADRTGGHLAGPAGRAERPSSSVSAKQSGGNAGVGQTADADMRYAAERRAPARVAVALTVLGVLIHAAGVITRAVGSGRVPWGNMYEFLTTGAFVAVAVFLLVLIRRDLRFLGTFVVGLAIIMLVAASVAYWTPVGHLVPALQSYWLVIHVSIAVMSSALFTLTFAMSALQLVQSHRQKTIAAGGADKLGFMRLVPSALSLENLSYRINAIAFIGWTFTLMFGAIWAEKAWGRFWGWDTKEVWTFVIWVVYAGYLHARATRGWTGTRAAWLSIVGYLCVIFNFTIVNQFFNGLHSYSGL
- a CDS encoding cytochrome c biogenesis protein ResB; translated protein: MSERVNVKKKSPAPEAPAASPVSAAKAEAALPALGVIGMLRWAWTQLTSMRTALFLLLLLAVAAVPGSLFPQRPANPSIVTQYIADHPDYGKILDSVQLYDVYSSAWFSAIYILLFTSLIGCVVPRAIAHYKALRSQPPRTPRRLSRLPEYGTMVLPAESGVPASRAITDAAQLLKKRGYRVEVRDDDGARPSLGAERGLVKEVGNLVFHTSLIGVLVSVALGGLLGYSGQRILVEGDTFVNTLVGYDQFTPGTNFQSSQLQPYSIQLDKFQVAFDRESKGKFGQPIDFKADVTTKETPDSPARKQVLKVNDPLSLGGTSIYLTGNGYAPLVTIRDSKGNIAMQGPVVAKLQGENYYSSVVIKVPDAKPDQLGFAGFFLPTAFVTDKGVSFSGDPELINPQLTLNSYYGDLGLDNGSPQNVFELDVKKLTPLNARNLPTKGITLAPGSSYTLPDGKGSISFDGVKRYVGVDIHHNPGQLYVLIFALTAVGGLVTSLYVNRRRVWVRTGTHDDGRTMVECGLLARGEDHRLAAEAAAIREMLAKEWGLDTAASAPPGITQNIPSRPGDNGADSIQSPAGSHEPKKDQ
- a CDS encoding cytochrome c biogenesis protein CcdA, which encodes MNSPFAEAILNGSLLLAIPVALLAGFVSFLSPCVLPLVPGYLGYVTGLTGVDLQKQKRGRMLAGIGLFVLGFSVVFVLLGGAFGQLGTLITGSQNAWITQVLGLLVMVMGVVFMGGVGWLQRDAKIHAKPPAGLWGAPLLGITFGLGWAPCIGPTYSAVQLLSLSGGSSAAKGAFLAFVYSLGLGIPFLLIALAVRRGIGVMSFFRTHRLAIQRIGGGILIVLGLLMASGVWGTWVTGLQYWFQTDVKLPI
- a CDS encoding TlpA disulfide reductase family protein: MTRIIRNNRITGNNGSTSRRSVLAAGGVALAALTLGLSACAQEDALAKQAKAGDNKNYVAGDGSVTEFAAADRKAAVEINGALFDGTAVAPADFLGKVTVLNFWFAACAPCRVEAPSLESLHQEFKSQGVQFFGVNLRDEKATAEAFDKTFNLTYPSFDDKDGGVLLAVSGLVPPGAVPTTLVLDKQGRVASRVLGEIQKGTLRALISTAVAE